The following coding sequences lie in one Caproicibacterium argilliputei genomic window:
- a CDS encoding FeoB-associated Cys-rich membrane protein: MLATVLITLVLVALMAAVIAREIYNRKHGKGGCSGCSGGCSSCSGNCHPK, from the coding sequence ATGCTTGCAACAGTTCTTATTACACTGGTCTTGGTGGCGCTAATGGCAGCGGTCATTGCCAGGGAAATCTATAATCGAAAACATGGCAAAGGCGGCTGCAGCGGTTGCAGCGGAGGCTGCAGCAGCTGCTCCGGTAACTGCCATCCCAAGTAA